A genomic window from Camelus ferus isolate YT-003-E chromosome X, BCGSAC_Cfer_1.0, whole genome shotgun sequence includes:
- the ELF4 gene encoding ETS-related transcription factor Elf-4: protein MAVTLQPSDLIFEFASNGMDDIHQLEDPSVFPAVIVEQVPYPELLHLYSGLELDDVHNGIITDGTLCMTQDQILEGSFLLADDNEANSQTMSTTEVLLNVESPNDILDEKQIFSTSEMLPDPDPAPAITLPNYLFPVSEPDALNRAGDTGDQEEHCLEEKVPREESGKKTGKSKKRIRKTKGNRSTSPVTDPSIPIRKKSKDGKGSTIYLWEFLLALLQDRNTCPKYIKWTQREKGIFKLVDSKAVSKLWGKQKNKPDMNYETMGRALRYYYQRGILAKVEGQRLVYQFKEMPKDLVVIEDEDEKSEVTASSPPASIPSTSSTGTSRRASSRVSSRAAPQGKGGSSWEKPKVQHVGLQPSASLELGLSLDEEPPTTSAVLVSPPESQAQLTKAVSTPSVPGNIHLGVAPVGSGSALTLQTIPLTTVLTNGPPASTTASTQLVLQSVPPASTFKDTFTLQASFPLNASFQENQVATPGAPLILSGLPQLLAGANRPTNPAPPSVTGAGPAGPSSQPPGTVIAAFIRTSGATAAPGVKEGPLRPSSYVQGMMTGAPMEGLLVPEETLRELLRDQAHLQPLPTQVASRGSHNPSLLGNQTFSSPSRPTVGLTPVAELELSSGSGSLFMAEPSVTTSGSLLTRSPTPTPFSPFNPTSLIKMEPHEI from the exons ATGGCTGTTACCCTGCAGCCCAGTGACCTGATCTTTGAGTTTGCAAGCAACGGGATGGATGACATCCACCAG CTGGAAGACCCCTCGGTGTTCCCAGCTGTGATCGTGGAGCAGGTGCCATACCCCGAATTACTGCATCTGTACTCGGGCCTGGAGCTGGATGACGTTCACAATGGCATCATAACGgacgggaccttgtgcatgacgCAGGATCAGATCCTGGAAGGCAGTTTTTTGCTGGCAG ATGACAATGAAGCAAACTCGCAAACCATGTCAACCACTGAAGTCTTGCTCAATGTTGAGTCTCCCAACGACATCCTGGATGAGAAGCAGATCT TCAGCACCTCCGAAATGCTTCCAGACCCAGATCCGGCTCCAGCCATCACTCTGCCCAACTACCTGTTTCCTGTCTCTGAGCCTGATGCCCTGAACAGGGCTGGTGACACTGGTGACCAGGAGGAGCATTGTCTGGAGGAGAAGGTCCCTAGAGAAGAAAGTGGCAAGAAGACTGGAAAATCAAAGAAGAGAA TCCGGAAGACCAAGGGCAACCGCAGTACCTCACCTGTCACTGACCCCAGCATCCCCATCCGGAAGAAATCAAAGGACGGCAAAG GCAGCACCATCTACCTGTGGGAGTTCCTCCTCGCCCTTCTGCAAGACAGGAACACCTGCCCCAAGTACATCAAGTGGACCCAGCGAGAGAAAGGCATCTTCAAGCTGGTGGATTCCAAAGCAGTGTCCAAGCTGTGGGGGAAgcagaagaacaaacctgacatGAACTACGAGACGATGGGGCGCGCGCTAAG ATATTACTACCAAAGAGGCATCCTGGCCAAAGTGGAAGGGCAGAGGCTGGTGTACCAGTTTAAGGAGATGCCCAAGGACCTGGTGGTGATTGAAGATGAGGATGAGAAAAGCGAAGTCACCGCCTCATCCCCTCCGGCCTCcattccctccacctcctccactggCACCTCCCGGAGAGCCAGCTCCAGGGTCTCATCCAGAGCTGCGCCGCAGGGCAAGGGTGGCTCTTCCTGGGAGAAGCCAAAGGTTCAGCACGTTGGTCTCCAGCCATCTGCGAGTCTGGAATTGGGACTATCTCTAGACGAGGAGCCCCCAACTACCTCTGCCGTGCTTGTCTCTCCACCAGAGAGCCAGGCCCAACTCACCAAAGCTGTGAG taCTCCTTCAGTGCCGGGCAATATCCATCTAGGCGTGGCCCCCGTCGGGTCAGGTTCGGCCTTGACCCTGCAGACGATCCCGCTGACCACAGTGCTGACCAACGGGCCTCCTGCCAGTACTACTGCTTCAACCCAGCTCGTCCTCCAGAGTGTTCCACCTGCTTCGACCTTCAAGGACACCTTCACTTTGCAGGCCTCCTTCCCCCTGAATGCCAGTTTCCAGGAGAACCAGGTGGCCACACCCGGGGCTCCATTGATTCTCAGTGGCCTCCCCCAACTTCTGGCTGGGGCCAACCGTCCGACCAATCCAGCACCACCCTCAGTCACAGGGGCTGGCCCAGCAGGGCCCAGCTCTCAGCCCCCCGGGACTGTCATTGCGGCCTTCATCAGGACTTCCGGTGCCACGGCAGCCCCTGGGGTCAAGGAGGGGCCACTGAGGCCCTCCTCTTATGTGCAGGGCATGATGACTGGGGCCCCCATGGAGGGGCTGCTGGTTCCTGAAGAGACCCTGAGGGAGCTCCTGAGGGATCAGGCTCACCTTCAGCCACTTCCAACCCAGGTAGCTTCCAGGGGTTCGCACAATCCGAGCCTTCTGGGAAACCAGACTTTCTCTTCTCCTAGCCGCCCCACTGTTGGGCTGACCCCGGTGGCTGAACTTGAGCTCTCCTCAGGCTCAGGGTCCCTATTTATGGCTGAGCCTAGCGTGACCACATCTGGGAGCCTGCTGACCAGATCCCCAACTCCAACCCCCTTCTCCCCATTCAACCCCACTTCTCTCATTAAGATGGAGCCCCACGAAATCTAa